The Huiozyma naganishii CBS 8797 chromosome 1, complete genome genome window below encodes:
- the KNAG0A05940 gene encoding uncharacterized protein (similar to Saccharomyces cerevisiae GAT2 (YMR136W); ancestral locus Anc_2.395) has product MIARKHPKNWSNKVVNEMSPAKRSKNKPKRKDTTKIDANVKEPEKQNINLPSISNIIIESSASPTLGGHTGGLKNDAKPKAAREQAPPDMLAPPVTFVPSGLPNNYIGTNFQHRRGSSLDSFSPGRVYQRPLTNTANINAKEREMRQLQIIRERLLHEITSLESIAFGPQSQHTGRTDSSAVLSALQNLTGALHENVAQMIQLERDAGMGDREIYQAGQRYTVLPPLGTRPYNQDDGFSNSSSYTFPPQNAPAGMNIPPALNVQSTPQNVLRGPPITPDLNYQPGMSSPTGHFTGSIRQGPVPYTPYYQIPQPPTNHPPQYLTYYQPKPQHNLPLQRQVESHVELQSPKPKKEPSHVRRHSSVDRSSLTKTGSSLKFFPQGSIAETNPQHTFVLAPLHRSTRTIDLPPRTPFRETLTGEEIADRSFKTVDTKHKKTKSTSSAEVTDTLRIIPTLNGKNLITKGSVSHGGSASGTTQTLRLSNKVLQEKAGKRTKSQETPKALSRQEDSSEEVESDGEKRCFHCNSSKTPEWRAGPYGNENICNACGLFYRKVITKFGVRGGNLLMKYRQHTAPTNRRVPPYIEIPEEFMIQFHKEEEEAQKRLPRKDSLI; this is encoded by the coding sequence ATGATTGCTAGAAAACACCCTAAAAACTGGAGCAACAAAGTAGTAAACGAAATGAGCCCAgcaaagagatcaaaaaACAAGCCAAAACGTAAAGACACTACAAAGATAGATGCAAATGTGAAGGAACCtgagaaacaaaacatAAACTTACCTTCCATATCCAATATAATTATTGAATCTTCGGCATCGCCTACATTAGGCGGGCACACTGGGGGACTAAAAAATGATGCAAAACCGAAAGCGGCAAGGGAACAAGCACCCCCTGATATGCTAGCTCCTCCAGTCACCTTTGTCCCTAGTGGACTACCAAATAACTATATTGGTACGAACTTTCAACATCGGAGAGGTAGTTCTTTAGATTCGTTTTCACCTGGTAGGGTTTATCAAAGACCACTAACTAACACAGCCAATATAAACGCAAAAGAGCGGGAAATGAGGCAGTTGCAAATAATACGAGAGAGATTACTACACGAGATTACTTCTCTTGAGAGCATAGCATTTGGGCCACAAAGTCAGCATACTGGGAGGACTGACTCATCTGCTGTTTTAAGCGCGTTACAAAATCTCACCGGAGCGCTACATGAAAATGTAGCTCAAATGATTCAATTGGAGAGAGACGCCGGAATGGGAGACAGAGAAATTTACCAAGCTGGTCAGAGATATACCGTGTTACCGCCCTTGGGTACAAGACCATATAATCAGGATGATGGATTTTCAAACTCTTCTTCATATACTTTCCCGCCTCAAAATGCTCCTGCGGGAATGAATATCCCTCCTGCGTTGAACGTTCAAAGTACCCCTCAAAATGTGTTACGGGGTCCACCCATTACACCGGACCTTAACTATCAGCCTGGCATGTCATCCCCCACGGGCCATTTCACAGGGAGCATCAGACAAGGCCCCGTTCCATATACACCATACTATCAAATTCCGCAACCGCCAACCAATCATCCACCACAGTACTTGACGTACTACCAGCCAAAACCACAGCATAATTTGCCTTTACAACGACAAGTGGAGTCCCACGTAGAGCTGCAATCTccaaaaccaaagaagGAACCGAGCCATGTCCGGAGACATTCCAGTGTAGACCGTTCATCCTTAACCAAAACGGGGTCCTCCTTAAAATTCTTCCCCCAGGGCAGTATCGCAGAAACCAACCCGCAACACACATTTGTCTTGGCACCGTTACATCGTTCCACGAGAACCATAGACTTGCCTCCAAGAACGCCGTTTAGAGAAACCTTAACAGGTGAAGAAATCGCCGACCGGTCGTTCAAAACCGTTGACACGAAGCACAAAAAGACTAAAAGTACTTCAAGTGCGGAGGTAACCGATACTTTGAGGATTATTCCTACTTTAAACGGTAAAAACTTGATCACGAAAGGTTCTGTCAGTCATGGCGGGTCGGCGTCAGGGACCACCCAAACGTTGAGGCTGAGCAACAAGGTTTTGCAAGAGAAGGCTGGGAAAAGAACGAAATCGCAAGAAACACCGAAAGCCCTAAGTCGACAGGAAGATAGCTCTGAGGAGGTAGAGAGTGATGGCGAAAAACGGTGTTTCCATTGTAACAGTTCGAAGACGCCCGAATGGCGGGCCGGGCCCTACGGTAACGAGAATATATGCAATGCGTGTGGTCTGTTCTACCGCAAAGTCATTACAAAATTCGGTGTCAGGGGGGGCAATCTACTGATGAAGTACAGACAGCACACGGCGCCCACTAATAGGAGGGTGCCACCGTACATTGAAATACCGGAGGAGTTTATGATACAGTTCCAtaaggaggaagaagaggcCCAGAAGAGGCTCCCGCGCAAAGATAGTTTAATCTAA